In Bradyrhizobium erythrophlei, a single genomic region encodes these proteins:
- the aroQ gene encoding type II 3-dehydroquinate dehydratase encodes MAKTAADTIYVLNGPNLNLLGTREPETYGHATLADVEKLCAEACAKYGFKADCRQSNREGELIDFIHDAFAKKAAGIVINPGGYSHTSIALHDALVAVKIPTVEVHISNIHARESFRHHSFTAKAAFATLAGFGIDGYRLAINGLAAKLGVKAKP; translated from the coding sequence ATGGCCAAAACCGCTGCCGATACGATCTATGTGCTCAACGGTCCGAACCTCAACCTGTTGGGGACCCGCGAGCCCGAAACCTACGGCCACGCCACGCTCGCCGATGTCGAGAAGCTGTGCGCGGAAGCCTGCGCCAAATACGGCTTCAAGGCCGACTGCCGGCAATCCAACCGCGAGGGCGAGCTGATCGACTTCATTCACGACGCGTTTGCCAAAAAAGCGGCGGGCATCGTCATCAACCCCGGCGGTTATTCGCACACCTCGATCGCGCTCCACGACGCACTGGTCGCGGTGAAAATCCCGACGGTCGAGGTCCACATCAGCAACATCCACGCCCGCGAGAGCTTCCGTCATCACTCGTTCACGGCGAAGGCCGCCTTCGCGACGCTTGCAGGTTTCGGCATTGACGGCTACCGCCTCGCGATCAACGGTCTTGCAGCCAAGCTCGGCGTCAAAGCCAAGCCTTGA
- a CDS encoding DUF2155 domain-containing protein: protein MIRTLFLTIFVALVAGLTVSLAPPAHAQIGNIFSDQPRPPGSVPRGGQQQQQAIPDDEEEVPELPRGRLLPAPNRPLPGQGVPAPGAVTSQPLAPPPGTTVVPQNPQAPAAAGVPQPNQNVAVAPPGANVQPGLRPGQKGVPPAPATLQPGDEVVTEPPAQKIVNKKASFSGLDKITGRIINFDEDIGETVQFGALRVKTDACYTRPATEAANTDAFVEVDEITLQGEVKRIFSGWMFAASPGLHGVEHPIYDIWLTDCKLPDTTVVSVQPDAPKPPPPPAPKRQPAPKQVQQQPRPLPPPQAQYQPPPPPQPQPPPQSGGLFGGIFRQ from the coding sequence ATGATCCGAACCCTGTTCCTGACGATATTTGTAGCCCTTGTCGCGGGCTTGACGGTCTCGCTTGCGCCGCCGGCGCACGCGCAGATTGGCAATATCTTTTCGGATCAGCCGCGACCGCCGGGCAGCGTTCCCCGTGGCGGCCAACAGCAGCAGCAGGCAATACCCGACGACGAAGAAGAGGTGCCGGAACTGCCGCGCGGCCGTTTGTTGCCGGCGCCTAACCGGCCGCTGCCGGGCCAGGGTGTGCCGGCGCCGGGAGCGGTGACGTCGCAGCCTTTGGCTCCGCCGCCCGGCACGACGGTCGTTCCGCAAAACCCGCAAGCTCCTGCTGCTGCGGGCGTGCCGCAGCCCAATCAGAATGTCGCGGTTGCACCACCCGGCGCCAACGTTCAACCGGGCCTGCGTCCGGGACAAAAGGGTGTGCCGCCGGCACCTGCGACCTTGCAGCCGGGCGACGAGGTCGTGACCGAGCCGCCGGCGCAGAAGATCGTCAACAAGAAGGCGAGTTTCTCAGGCCTGGACAAGATCACCGGCCGCATCATCAACTTCGATGAAGACATCGGCGAGACCGTTCAGTTCGGCGCGCTGCGCGTCAAGACCGACGCCTGTTACACGCGGCCGGCGACCGAAGCGGCCAACACCGACGCCTTTGTCGAGGTCGACGAAATCACCTTGCAGGGCGAGGTGAAGCGGATTTTTTCAGGCTGGATGTTTGCGGCAAGCCCGGGCCTGCACGGCGTCGAGCATCCGATCTATGATATCTGGCTGACCGACTGCAAACTGCCGGACACCACGGTCGTCAGCGTGCAACCGGATGCGCCGAAGCCACCGCCGCCGCCCGCGCCAAAACGGCAACCGGCGCCGAAACAGGTGCAGCAACAGCCGCGGCCGCTGCCGCCGCCTCAGGCGCAATATCAGCCGCCACCGCCGCCGCAGCCGCAACCTCCGCCGCAATCGGGCGGCCTGTTCGGCGGGATCTTCCGGCAGTAA
- a CDS encoding DUF5938 domain-containing protein, with amino-acid sequence MSEKKPVVVYGASGYTGRLVCEYLREYNIPFIAAGRSTGKLDAAMKANVAGIETADYEVVEVPHTVAVLTELFNGASVVLNTVGPFAKFGGEVVQACWASRCHYTDTTGEQDWLITLDQEWGTKFANAGLLLAPGIAQMYTTGEIAAQLCLETPGLDTLDIAVFWGGSPTIASTQTILVNAAMAKAYYLEQNKYVEHQPDAGLYNLAIPGQHELALALPWGGTSHPVWFKRDPRVANVKVLGGVFNRALMLGVPQIVAAALEATKDMKPDERYAALAQTAAGVMNTMPPRENPRVNKSLDSVHASGPLGRAHCIIYGNSNYKQTGMLQAYAAFALLQQPPKRTGFASGCQAFGHRELLGQLRSFGLVSKPILTVQD; translated from the coding sequence ATGAGCGAGAAGAAACCTGTCGTCGTCTATGGCGCTTCCGGCTACACCGGCCGGCTGGTGTGCGAATATTTGCGTGAGTACAACATCCCCTTCATCGCCGCCGGCCGTAGCACCGGGAAGCTCGACGCCGCGATGAAGGCGAACGTGGCCGGCATCGAGACCGCCGACTACGAGGTGGTGGAGGTACCGCACACCGTGGCCGTGCTGACCGAATTGTTCAATGGCGCCTCGGTGGTGCTCAACACAGTGGGTCCCTTCGCCAAGTTCGGCGGCGAAGTGGTGCAAGCCTGTTGGGCTTCCAGATGCCACTACACCGACACCACCGGCGAGCAGGACTGGCTGATCACGCTCGATCAAGAGTGGGGCACGAAGTTCGCCAATGCCGGCCTGCTGCTGGCGCCGGGCATTGCGCAAATGTACACCACCGGCGAGATCGCCGCGCAGCTATGCCTGGAGACGCCCGGCCTCGACACGCTGGATATCGCCGTGTTCTGGGGCGGCAGCCCGACCATCGCCTCGACGCAGACCATCCTGGTCAACGCTGCCATGGCCAAGGCCTACTACCTCGAGCAGAACAAGTATGTCGAGCATCAGCCCGACGCCGGCCTCTACAATCTCGCCATTCCCGGCCAGCACGAGCTGGCGCTGGCGCTGCCCTGGGGCGGCACCTCACACCCGGTGTGGTTCAAGCGCGATCCGCGCGTGGCCAACGTGAAGGTACTGGGCGGCGTCTTCAATCGCGCGCTGATGCTGGGCGTGCCGCAGATCGTCGCTGCCGCGCTAGAGGCGACCAAGGACATGAAGCCCGACGAGCGCTACGCGGCGTTGGCGCAGACCGCCGCCGGCGTGATGAACACGATGCCGCCGCGCGAGAACCCGCGCGTCAACAAGTCGTTGGATTCGGTGCATGCCTCCGGCCCGTTGGGGCGCGCGCACTGCATCATCTACGGCAACAGCAACTACAAGCAGACCGGCATGCTGCAAGCCTATGCCGCGTTTGCGCTGCTGCAGCAGCCGCCGAAGCGCACCGGCTTCGCCTCCGGATGCCAGGCGTTCGGTCATCGCGAGCTGCTCGGGCAGTTGCGCAGCTTCGGCCTCGTCAGCAAGCCGATCCTGACCGTGCAAGACTGA
- the accB gene encoding acetyl-CoA carboxylase biotin carboxyl carrier protein, translating to MARQPEDKAAAKFATSDGALIRELALLLDETSLTEIEIERAGLRVRVARNVSIAASLPAAAPLAAAAAPAPAAASAPAAAADFSKHPGAVPSPMVGTAYWSPEPGAKPFIEVGSKVSAGQTLLIIEAMKTMNQIPSPRAGTVTQILVEDGQPVEFGEPLVIIE from the coding sequence ATGGCGCGCCAGCCTGAGGACAAAGCAGCCGCAAAGTTCGCAACCAGCGACGGAGCGCTCATTCGCGAACTCGCCTTGTTGCTGGACGAGACCAGTCTGACCGAGATCGAGATCGAGCGCGCCGGCCTTCGCGTGCGTGTGGCGCGCAACGTCAGCATAGCCGCTTCGCTGCCGGCCGCAGCCCCCCTCGCCGCTGCAGCGGCGCCCGCGCCAGCGGCTGCAAGCGCGCCGGCTGCCGCCGCCGATTTCAGCAAGCACCCGGGCGCTGTTCCCTCGCCGATGGTCGGCACCGCCTATTGGTCGCCTGAACCCGGCGCCAAACCGTTCATCGAGGTTGGCAGCAAGGTATCGGCCGGACAGACGCTCCTGATCATCGAAGCCATGAAGACGATGAATCAGATTCCCTCCCCGCGCGCCGGCACCGTCACACAGATTCTGGTCGAGGACGGCCAGCCCGTGGAGTTCGGCGAGCCGCTGGTGATCATTGAATAG
- a CDS encoding response regulator — protein MSKPVSIIMIEDDEGHARLIERNIRRSGVNNEIVPFSDGTTAVRYLFGNDGSGLDHKGEALLILLDLNLPDMGGIEILQRVKENKHLKSTPVVVLTTTDDSQEIKRCYELGCNVYITKPVNYESFANAIRQLGLFFSVIQVPPAAI, from the coding sequence ATGAGCAAACCGGTTTCCATCATCATGATCGAGGATGACGAGGGCCACGCCCGTCTGATCGAACGGAATATCAGGCGTTCCGGCGTCAATAACGAAATCGTTCCGTTCAGCGACGGCACCACGGCGGTACGTTATCTGTTCGGAAACGATGGCTCCGGTCTCGATCACAAGGGAGAAGCCCTGCTGATCCTGCTCGATCTGAACCTGCCCGACATGGGCGGCATCGAGATCCTGCAACGGGTCAAGGAAAACAAGCATCTCAAGTCGACGCCGGTCGTGGTGCTGACGACGACTGACGACTCGCAAGAGATCAAGCGCTGCTATGAACTCGGCTGCAACGTCTACATCACCAAGCCGGTCAATTACGAAAGCTTCGCCAACGCCATTCGTCAGCTCGGCTTGTTCTTCTCGGTCATTCAGGTGCCCCCTGCCGCCATATGA
- a CDS encoding alpha/beta hydrolase — protein MSVTLDPDAALVYKAFQDAGRPAYETLTPSEAREYYRQARLVTNPDPPLLKSVEPLAITAPGGTIPARIYRPGTLRQSNGLSPCLVFFHGGGWVIGDLDTHDVVCRKLADEGQLIVISVDYRRAPEHKFPAAVDDAIAATAWVGDHADQLGIDTARLIVGGDSAGGNLAAVVAIAARDGNGPSISGQVLIYPATDFAMTHPSHRELEASILLTHSVIRWFADHYLNDTSDIENWRASPARAKTLAGLPPAYVVTAGADPLRDEGEEYAKRLTDAGVAVTYQTFPGQFHGFFTMGKLLDQANVAARDIGAWLRTLS, from the coding sequence ATGTCCGTCACCCTCGATCCCGACGCCGCCCTCGTCTACAAGGCGTTCCAGGATGCCGGTCGACCGGCCTATGAGACACTCACGCCTTCCGAGGCGCGCGAATATTACCGCCAGGCCCGCCTCGTCACCAATCCCGATCCGCCGCTTCTGAAATCGGTCGAGCCGCTGGCGATCACCGCGCCCGGCGGCACGATCCCCGCGCGGATCTACCGGCCGGGAACGCTGCGGCAATCGAACGGCCTGTCGCCATGTCTGGTGTTCTTTCACGGCGGCGGCTGGGTCATCGGCGATCTCGACACCCATGATGTGGTGTGCCGAAAGCTGGCCGACGAAGGCCAGCTTATCGTCATCTCCGTCGATTACCGCCGCGCCCCCGAACACAAGTTTCCCGCCGCCGTCGATGATGCCATTGCCGCGACTGCATGGGTTGGGGATCATGCCGACCAACTCGGCATCGACACCGCGCGGCTGATCGTCGGCGGTGACAGCGCCGGCGGCAATCTGGCTGCGGTGGTTGCGATCGCAGCGCGCGACGGCAACGGCCCTTCGATTTCAGGACAGGTCCTGATCTATCCCGCGACAGATTTTGCGATGACGCATCCCTCGCATCGCGAGCTTGAAGCCAGCATCCTGTTGACGCACAGCGTGATCCGCTGGTTTGCCGATCATTATCTCAACGACACCAGCGATATCGAGAACTGGCGCGCCTCGCCTGCCCGCGCCAAAACCCTCGCCGGCCTGCCTCCCGCTTATGTCGTGACCGCGGGCGCCGATCCCCTGCGCGACGAAGGCGAGGAATACGCCAAACGGTTGACCGATGCGGGCGTCGCTGTGACCTATCAAACCTTTCCCGGCCAATTCCATGGCTTCTTCACCATGGGCAAACTGCTCGATCAGGCCAACGTCGCCGCGCGCGACATCGGCGCGTGGCTGCGCACGCTGAGCTAG
- a CDS encoding TetR/AcrR family transcriptional regulator, whose product MSSRTVTKLARLPRQPVDKFAERRAELAEATLQTLSELGYARTSLREIAQNSAFTHGVLHYYFTDKFDLILCSVRQYKAHCVTRYDEVTARATSADELLEGFLSALAITLREEGHLHRLWYDIRAQAMFEVAFRTDVAEIDKSLEDMIWRIVSRLAELGGVTLGVTPSAAYAAIDGLFQNYLLKHLCGDPGAIHNMQADVRLVMTRIAGGAARSGPRT is encoded by the coding sequence ATGAGTTCCCGAACCGTGACGAAACTGGCGCGACTGCCGCGGCAACCGGTCGACAAGTTCGCCGAACGCCGCGCCGAACTTGCAGAAGCCACGTTGCAGACGTTGTCAGAGCTGGGTTATGCGCGGACGAGCTTGCGCGAGATCGCCCAGAATTCCGCGTTCACGCACGGCGTTCTCCATTACTACTTCACCGACAAGTTCGATCTGATCTTGTGCAGCGTCCGGCAATACAAGGCCCATTGCGTCACGCGCTATGACGAGGTGACGGCACGCGCGACGTCAGCCGACGAGTTGCTGGAAGGCTTTCTCTCCGCGCTCGCGATCACCTTGCGCGAAGAGGGCCACCTGCACCGCCTGTGGTACGACATCCGTGCCCAGGCGATGTTCGAGGTCGCTTTTCGGACCGACGTCGCGGAGATCGACAAGAGCCTCGAGGATATGATCTGGCGGATCGTGTCTCGGTTGGCTGAACTCGGCGGGGTGACACTTGGAGTGACGCCCTCGGCGGCCTATGCCGCCATCGACGGACTGTTCCAGAACTATCTCCTGAAACATCTCTGCGGCGATCCAGGCGCGATCCATAATATGCAGGCTGACGTCAGACTCGTGATGACGCGTATCGCGGGCGGAGCGGCGAGAAGCGGCCCACGGACGTGA
- the accC gene encoding acetyl-CoA carboxylase biotin carboxylase subunit translates to MFDKILIANRGEIALRILRACKELGISTVAVHSTADADAMHVRLADESVCIGPPPSKDSYLNVPALLAACEITGADAVHPGYGFLSENARFAEILGEHNLHFIGPKAEHIRLMGDKIEAKKTARRLGIPVVPGSDGAVAPGDDAMAIAKEIGFPVLVKAAAGGGGRGMKVAQTAQDLALALSTAANEAKSAFGDASVYLEKYLQKPRHIEIQVLGDGRGGAIHLGERDCSLQRRHQKVWEEGPSPALDAAQRNRIGGIVAKAMQEMKYLGVGTVEFLYEDGEFYFIEMNTRIQVEHPVTEMITGIDLVLEQIRIAAGGDLPATQDQVQINGHAIECRVNAENPVTFRPSPGKILQYHPPGGLGVRIDSAVYQGYVIPPYYDSLVGKLIVHGKTRAECLMRLRRALDEMVVEGIETTLPLFRALVRETDIIDGDYHIHWLEQYLAGQTAN, encoded by the coding sequence ATGTTTGACAAGATCCTGATAGCCAACCGTGGTGAAATCGCGCTGCGCATCCTGCGCGCGTGCAAGGAGCTTGGCATCTCGACGGTCGCGGTGCATTCGACCGCAGACGCCGACGCCATGCATGTGCGGCTTGCGGACGAGAGCGTCTGCATCGGTCCGCCGCCGTCAAAGGACAGCTATCTCAACGTGCCGGCGCTGCTGGCGGCCTGCGAAATCACCGGCGCCGACGCCGTGCATCCCGGCTACGGCTTCCTGTCGGAAAATGCGCGCTTTGCCGAAATTCTCGGCGAGCACAATCTGCATTTCATCGGTCCGAAGGCCGAGCACATCCGCCTGATGGGCGACAAGATCGAGGCCAAGAAAACCGCCAGACGCCTCGGTATTCCCGTGGTGCCCGGTTCGGACGGCGCTGTCGCTCCCGGAGATGACGCCATGGCCATCGCGAAGGAGATCGGCTTTCCGGTACTGGTAAAGGCGGCCGCGGGCGGCGGAGGCCGCGGCATGAAGGTGGCGCAGACTGCGCAGGATCTCGCGCTCGCGCTCTCGACCGCCGCGAACGAAGCCAAATCCGCCTTCGGCGACGCCTCCGTCTATCTCGAAAAATATCTTCAGAAGCCCCGCCATATCGAAATCCAGGTGCTGGGCGATGGCCGCGGCGGCGCCATCCATCTCGGCGAGCGCGATTGCTCGCTGCAACGGCGGCATCAGAAGGTGTGGGAAGAAGGCCCCTCGCCTGCGCTCGATGCGGCCCAACGCAACCGGATCGGCGGCATCGTCGCCAAGGCGATGCAGGAGATGAAATATCTCGGCGTCGGCACCGTCGAATTTCTGTACGAGGACGGCGAGTTCTACTTCATCGAGATGAACACCCGCATCCAGGTCGAGCATCCCGTGACCGAGATGATCACGGGGATCGACCTCGTGCTGGAGCAAATCCGCATCGCCGCCGGCGGCGATCTGCCGGCCACGCAGGACCAGGTCCAGATCAACGGCCACGCCATCGAATGCCGGGTCAATGCCGAGAACCCCGTGACCTTCCGTCCCTCGCCCGGCAAGATCCTGCAATACCATCCGCCCGGTGGCCTCGGCGTGCGGATCGATTCCGCCGTGTACCAGGGCTATGTGATCCCGCCCTATTACGATTCACTCGTCGGCAAACTGATCGTGCACGGCAAGACCCGGGCCGAATGCCTGATGCGGCTGCGCCGCGCACTCGATGAAATGGTGGTGGAGGGAATCGAAACCACGCTGCCGCTGTTCCGCGCTTTGGTGCGGGAGACCGATATTATCGACGGCGATTATCATATTCACTGGCTCGAGCAGTACCTGGCCGGCCAGACGGCGAACTGA
- a CDS encoding sensor histidine kinase encodes MNSETPTLLYIDDDKALARLVDRGLTRLGLKVVHANGGTEGLERLAQGGIDVIALDQYMPGLDGLETLERIMAIPSAPPVVFVTASQDSKIAVTALKAGAADYLVKDVHGDFVPLLQVAVDGALRQARLQKARDDAEAEVHASRDRFAALAAEREVLLREVNHRVGNSLQIIASLLHLQASSAAEDDVKAALTNAMGRVAAVAQVHRRLYTSHDLKSVVLNQYLDALLEDLRRSAEGNKMSRLTVKSEPIEIDPDRAVAIGIIVNELVMNAVKYAYPDGAGPIHVDLVARGPDLELSIADNGVGLNAKTDPRSTGMGQRIVSAMATKLSASVERDPAHSGTRIVLRFPRTASKPPAKAAPETANQHS; translated from the coding sequence ATGAACTCTGAGACGCCCACCCTGCTCTATATCGACGACGACAAGGCCTTGGCACGTCTTGTCGATCGCGGTCTGACGCGGCTTGGGCTGAAGGTCGTGCATGCGAACGGCGGAACGGAAGGGTTGGAGCGTCTGGCCCAGGGTGGCATCGACGTCATCGCGCTCGATCAGTACATGCCGGGTCTCGATGGACTGGAAACGCTTGAGCGGATCATGGCGATCCCGAGTGCCCCGCCAGTGGTGTTCGTCACCGCCTCGCAGGATTCCAAGATTGCGGTCACCGCGCTCAAGGCCGGCGCGGCCGACTATCTGGTCAAGGATGTGCATGGCGACTTCGTTCCCCTGCTCCAGGTCGCCGTAGACGGCGCGCTGCGGCAGGCGCGCCTGCAAAAGGCCCGCGACGACGCCGAGGCCGAGGTGCACGCCTCGCGCGACCGCTTTGCGGCGCTTGCCGCCGAGCGCGAGGTGCTGTTGCGCGAAGTCAATCACCGCGTCGGCAACAGCTTGCAGATCATCGCCTCGCTGTTGCATCTGCAAGCAAGTTCGGCCGCGGAGGACGACGTCAAGGCCGCGCTCACCAACGCCATGGGCCGCGTCGCCGCCGTGGCCCAGGTTCATCGGCGACTCTATACCTCGCACGACCTGAAAAGCGTGGTGCTGAACCAGTATCTCGACGCCTTGCTCGAAGATCTCCGGCGATCGGCCGAAGGCAACAAGATGTCGCGCCTGACCGTGAAGTCTGAACCGATCGAGATCGATCCCGATCGCGCGGTTGCGATCGGAATCATCGTCAACGAGCTGGTGATGAACGCGGTGAAATACGCCTATCCCGATGGCGCCGGTCCCATTCATGTCGACCTAGTGGCCCGCGGCCCCGATCTCGAACTGTCGATCGCCGACAACGGCGTCGGCCTCAACGCCAAGACCGATCCGCGCTCGACCGGCATGGGCCAGCGCATCGTCAGCGCGATGGCGACAAAGCTTTCCGCCAGCGTCGAGCGTGACCCGGCCCATTCCGGCACAAGGATCGTGCTTCGCTTTCCGCGGACCGCCAGCAAGCCGCCCGCCAAGGCCGCCCCCGAGACGGCGAACCAGCACTCGTAA
- a CDS encoding sensor histidine kinase → MLLAAGFLVLVAVSALSVILVDRAREDNDWVVHTVEVENQISTLLLRIRTTESAARGYLLTEEQRFLAEYSASASNVHSDIDELIKLAGDNPVQIANSNRLREPVQARLDEFERAIGYAKRHDTAGGIAMLRSSDTGEAVRRIEDVAGQLRAEEERLFALRTETADRTERLASIVTVVGSGLVILLAGISVFLVRRSTRARDEAEAALRDSNLNLEATVDERTTDLREANNEIQRFAYIVSHDLRSPLVNIMGFTSELEELRTDIFKRIAGLHLAATAEAALPETGSDAEPALESQDKQLLSNFSEALEFIKSSIAKMDRLISAILNLTREGRREFDPVRIDVRELIEAIVTTVAHQSAEAEAQIHIEPLPDITSDRLALEQIFSNLIDNALKYLKPGVPGEISVRGRTKLGYAIFDVTDNGRGIDPKDHQRIFDLFRRAGLQDKPGQGIGLAHVRTLVRRLGGTMSVASELDKGSTFTVTLPVKWNANQRNRDS, encoded by the coding sequence TTGCTGCTTGCAGCGGGATTTCTCGTGCTGGTCGCCGTCAGCGCGCTCTCGGTCATCCTCGTCGACCGCGCCCGTGAAGACAACGACTGGGTCGTGCATACGGTCGAGGTAGAGAACCAGATTTCGACCCTGCTCTTGCGCATTCGCACCACCGAGAGCGCCGCGCGCGGCTACCTTCTCACGGAAGAACAGCGCTTTCTTGCGGAATACTCGGCCTCGGCCTCCAACGTCCATTCCGATATCGATGAGCTGATCAAGCTGGCGGGCGACAATCCGGTCCAGATCGCCAATTCCAACCGACTGCGGGAACCGGTCCAGGCGCGGCTCGACGAATTCGAACGGGCCATCGGCTATGCCAAGCGGCATGATACCGCGGGCGGCATCGCTATGCTGCGCTCGTCGGACACCGGCGAAGCGGTCCGGCGCATCGAGGACGTTGCCGGGCAGCTGCGGGCCGAAGAAGAGCGGCTGTTTGCGCTGCGTACCGAGACCGCCGACCGCACCGAACGCCTGGCCTCCATCGTGACGGTGGTGGGGTCGGGCCTCGTCATCCTGCTGGCCGGCATCTCCGTGTTCCTGGTGCGGCGCTCGACCCGCGCACGCGATGAAGCCGAAGCGGCATTGCGCGACAGCAACCTCAATCTCGAGGCCACCGTGGACGAGCGCACCACCGACCTGCGCGAGGCCAATAACGAAATCCAGCGCTTCGCCTATATCGTGAGCCACGACCTTCGTTCGCCGCTCGTCAACATCATGGGATTTACCAGCGAGCTCGAGGAATTGCGCACCGATATCTTCAAGCGGATCGCGGGGCTTCATCTTGCGGCGACAGCGGAGGCGGCTTTGCCGGAAACAGGAAGCGACGCCGAGCCCGCGCTGGAGTCCCAGGACAAGCAGTTGCTTTCGAACTTTTCCGAAGCGCTCGAATTCATCAAATCGTCGATTGCAAAAATGGACCGGCTGATTTCGGCCATCCTCAACCTGACGCGCGAGGGACGGCGCGAATTCGATCCGGTCCGGATTGACGTGAGAGAACTGATCGAGGCGATCGTGACTACGGTGGCGCATCAGTCAGCGGAGGCTGAGGCGCAGATTCATATTGAGCCGTTGCCGGACATCACCAGCGACCGCCTCGCATTGGAGCAGATATTCTCCAACCTGATCGATAACGCACTCAAATACCTCAAGCCCGGCGTTCCCGGCGAAATTTCGGTGCGGGGCCGCACCAAACTCGGCTATGCGATCTTCGACGTCACCGACAACGGCCGCGGCATCGACCCGAAAGACCATCAGCGCATTTTCGATCTTTTCCGGCGGGCCGGCCTCCAGGACAAGCCCGGGCAAGGCATTGGCCTTGCCCATGTCCGCACCCTTGTGCGGCGGCTCGGCGGCACCATGTCGGTGGCATCGGAACTTGATAAAGGCAGCACGTTCACAGTAACCCTTCCTGTCAAGTGGAACGCCAATCAACGGAACAGGGATTCATGA
- a CDS encoding SDR family NAD(P)-dependent oxidoreductase, translated as MSGKTLEGRKALVTGGARGIGAAIAQALAHSGASVMIGDILEDAGRASAEAIAKEGVKTGFVQLDVTDDAQWERAVAATVARLGGYDILINNAGIEITSLVSEIRAEDARRMCDVNIVGTVLGMKHALRAMRPGGPAGKGGAIVNIASVAATIAFPSIAVYSGTKSAVDRMTKVAAMEAGKLGFGVRVNCIYPGLIPTDMGLQLANDIVKIGLAADVNAAVGSVVEQTPLGKLAEVGDIADAAVFLCSNEARFITGIGLPVDGGMGM; from the coding sequence ATGAGTGGGAAGACCCTGGAAGGCCGCAAAGCCCTGGTCACCGGCGGCGCGAGAGGAATCGGCGCGGCCATCGCGCAGGCACTGGCGCACTCCGGCGCCTCGGTCATGATTGGCGATATCCTGGAGGATGCCGGCCGCGCCAGCGCCGAGGCCATCGCCAAGGAAGGCGTGAAGACAGGCTTCGTACAACTCGACGTCACTGACGACGCGCAATGGGAGCGGGCTGTCGCTGCCACCGTCGCAAGGCTCGGCGGCTACGACATCCTCATCAACAATGCCGGCATCGAGATCACCTCGCTGGTCAGCGAGATCAGGGCCGAGGACGCGCGGCGGATGTGCGACGTCAACATCGTCGGCACCGTGCTCGGCATGAAGCACGCACTTCGTGCGATGAGGCCGGGCGGACCGGCCGGCAAGGGCGGCGCGATCGTCAACATCGCCTCGGTGGCTGCAACAATCGCCTTCCCGAGCATCGCGGTCTATTCCGGCACCAAATCCGCAGTCGATCGCATGACGAAAGTCGCGGCAATGGAAGCCGGCAAGCTCGGCTTCGGCGTGCGCGTCAACTGCATCTATCCCGGCCTGATCCCGACCGACATGGGCCTGCAGCTCGCCAATGACATTGTGAAGATCGGCCTTGCGGCTGACGTCAACGCCGCGGTCGGCTCGGTGGTGGAGCAGACACCGCTCGGCAAGCTCGCCGAGGTCGGCGATATCGCGGATGCCGCGGTGTTCCTCTGCTCGAACGAGGCCCGCTTCATCACCGGCATCGGCCTGCCGGTCGACGGCGGCATGGGCATGTAG
- the aat gene encoding leucyl/phenylalanyl-tRNA--protein transferase — protein MMSRDAANSEITPEVLLRAYACGIFPMAESADDPSLFWVEPEMRGVIPLDGFRIASRLARTVRSDAFTVTADRAFKAVIAGCAAPQAGRDDTWINKRIRDLYVGLHGLGHAHSVEVWKDDDLVGGLYGVNLGRAFFGESMFHRARDASKVALVHLVARLIAGGFELLDTQYVTEHLRSFGAVEIPRRRYTALLDKALKGEADFYKLPADVPLGGAHALEIIATRG, from the coding sequence GTGATGTCGCGCGACGCTGCCAATTCAGAAATCACGCCCGAAGTGCTGCTGCGCGCCTATGCCTGCGGCATCTTCCCGATGGCCGAGAGCGCCGATGATCCCAGCCTGTTCTGGGTCGAACCGGAAATGCGCGGCGTGATTCCGCTCGACGGCTTTCGTATCGCCTCGCGCCTCGCCCGCACCGTGCGCTCCGATGCCTTTACGGTGACGGCCGACCGCGCCTTCAAGGCGGTGATCGCCGGCTGTGCCGCGCCCCAGGCGGGCCGCGACGATACCTGGATCAACAAGCGGATCCGCGATCTCTACGTCGGACTGCACGGATTGGGACACGCGCATAGCGTCGAGGTCTGGAAAGACGATGATCTCGTCGGCGGGCTTTACGGCGTCAATCTCGGCCGCGCGTTCTTCGGCGAGAGCATGTTTCACCGCGCCCGCGACGCCTCGAAGGTCGCGCTCGTGCATCTGGTCGCACGCCTGATCGCCGGCGGCTTTGAATTGCTCGACACACAATATGTGACCGAGCATTTGCGCAGTTTTGGCGCGGTCGAAATCCCCCGCCGCCGTTACACTGCGCTTCTCGACAAGGCGCTCAAGGGCGAAGCTGATTTTTACAAGCTGCCGGCTGATGTGCCACTCGGCGGCGCGCATGCGCTGGAAATCATCGCCACACGCGGCTAA